One genomic segment of Candidatus Hydrogenedens sp. includes these proteins:
- the carB gene encoding carbamoyl-phosphate synthase large subunit: MPKRTDIKKIMIIGSGPIIIGQACEFDYSGTQACKALREEGYEVILVNSNPATIMTDPEMADSTYIEPLTVPFLEKIIKQEKPDALLPTVGGQTGLNLSVALADAGILEKYGVRMIGANAQTIRKAEDRGLFKEAMLHCGLEVPRSMVIHHLDEAMEFGAEINYSAVIRPAFTLGGTGAGLSFNKDEYISAIQKGLEASPIHEVLVEESVIGWKEYELEVMRDLKDNVVIVCPIENVDPMGVHTGDSVTVAPAQTLTDKEYQIMRNAAIAIMREIGVDTGGSNVQFAIHPQTGRMVVIEMNPRVSRSSALASKATGFPIAKIAAKLAVGYTLDEIPNDITKETPACFEPTIDYVVTKIPRWAFEKFSGAEPILTVQMKSVGETMSIGRTFKESLQKAIRGLEIGRFGFGGDGKAKPLTKEPYSQAEKNALLRALRTPSPHRYLHLAEAIRLGATVEELHEITKIDPWFIRQMEEIVEEEKNLIELSSEVHAHINTKNTTKKEIITKKIKRAKQYGFSDFQLARYWKSSELDVRNLRKELGIIPTYRLIDTCAGEFEAYTPYYYSTYEDEDEVRLADKPRIIILGGGPNRIGQGIEFDYCCVHAVFALRDAGYETIMVNCNPETVSTDYDTSDRLFFEPVTFEDVMNIIERVQPEGVIVQFGGQTPLNIAQQLEKAGAPIIGTSPWNIARAEDRKLFREVVEKLNLLQPENDTARSFEEALQIAERIGYPVVVRPSFVLGGRAMEIVYDAEALQRYMEFAVEASPEHPILIDKFLEDAIEIDVDAIADKEQVIIGGVMQHIEEAGIHSGDSACILPPYDLPYDIVEVIKEQTRALARELEVRGLMNVQYAVKDRKVYLLEVNPRASRTIPFVSKAVGVPLAKLAALVMVGKRLSDMGLTKDPEPQYISAKEVVLPFIKFPGVDIVLGPEMRSTGEVMGIDKNMGLAYAKSQIAAGNSIPLEGTIFISLNDHDKKNIGSVAKDLYELGFKFIATKGTASVLRSQGIDVAEVFKVGEGRPNVLDCIINGYINWIINTPKGKSSKDDEVIIRRKALENNIPTMTTLAAARAAVQALREMKKGTMDILSIQKYHSLTGIKIKTR, encoded by the coding sequence ATGCCCAAAAGGACAGACATTAAGAAGATAATGATTATAGGCTCAGGTCCTATTATTATCGGACAGGCATGTGAATTTGATTATTCTGGAACCCAAGCCTGCAAAGCCCTTCGTGAAGAAGGCTATGAGGTGATATTGGTCAATAGTAATCCAGCGACTATAATGACAGACCCAGAAATGGCTGACTCTACATATATAGAACCTTTAACTGTCCCATTCCTTGAAAAGATAATTAAACAAGAGAAACCAGATGCATTACTTCCAACGGTAGGGGGACAAACAGGGCTTAATCTTTCTGTAGCATTGGCAGATGCAGGAATCCTCGAAAAATATGGGGTTCGGATGATAGGAGCTAACGCACAAACCATCAGGAAAGCAGAAGACCGTGGTTTGTTTAAGGAAGCAATGCTCCATTGTGGATTAGAAGTTCCACGTAGTATGGTTATTCATCATCTCGATGAAGCAATGGAATTCGGAGCAGAAATTAATTACTCCGCGGTGATTCGTCCTGCATTCACATTAGGTGGGACAGGTGCAGGATTATCTTTCAACAAAGATGAGTATATATCAGCAATCCAAAAAGGATTGGAAGCCAGCCCAATTCATGAGGTTCTGGTAGAAGAGTCTGTTATCGGTTGGAAAGAATATGAATTAGAAGTAATGCGGGACTTGAAAGATAATGTGGTAATTGTATGCCCAATCGAAAATGTAGACCCGATGGGTGTCCATACAGGAGATAGTGTAACCGTAGCACCTGCTCAGACCTTGACAGATAAAGAATATCAAATTATGAGGAATGCGGCGATTGCTATCATGCGTGAGATTGGAGTAGATACAGGCGGGTCAAATGTTCAGTTCGCTATACATCCACAAACAGGACGGATGGTTGTAATTGAGATGAATCCTCGCGTGTCGCGGAGTTCTGCGTTGGCTTCTAAGGCAACAGGGTTTCCAATTGCGAAAATAGCTGCGAAATTAGCTGTCGGTTATACTCTGGATGAAATACCAAACGATATCACAAAAGAAACGCCAGCATGTTTTGAACCAACTATCGATTATGTGGTCACTAAAATACCGCGTTGGGCTTTTGAAAAATTCTCTGGTGCGGAACCAATATTAACAGTACAAATGAAAAGCGTCGGCGAAACAATGAGCATCGGCAGAACATTTAAGGAATCTCTCCAAAAAGCCATTCGCGGGCTGGAAATTGGTAGATTTGGTTTTGGTGGTGATGGAAAAGCAAAACCTCTAACAAAAGAACCATATTCACAGGCAGAAAAAAATGCTCTTCTGCGAGCTCTGAGAACTCCTTCACCACATCGCTATCTTCATCTTGCGGAAGCGATTCGCCTCGGGGCGACCGTAGAAGAATTGCATGAAATAACAAAAATCGACCCATGGTTCATTCGGCAGATGGAAGAAATTGTAGAGGAGGAAAAGAATCTTATTGAATTATCATCTGAAGTACATGCTCACATAAACACAAAGAATACTACCAAAAAAGAAATCATAACGAAGAAAATAAAAAGAGCAAAACAATACGGTTTCTCTGACTTTCAATTGGCAAGGTATTGGAAGTCAAGTGAGTTAGATGTTCGGAATTTGCGAAAGGAACTCGGTATTATTCCAACATATCGACTTATAGATACATGTGCTGGTGAGTTTGAGGCATATACTCCCTACTATTATTCCACCTATGAAGATGAAGACGAAGTACGACTTGCAGATAAACCGCGGATAATCATTTTAGGAGGTGGTCCCAACCGAATAGGTCAGGGGATTGAGTTCGATTACTGTTGTGTACATGCTGTTTTTGCTCTTAGAGATGCAGGTTATGAAACCATTATGGTTAATTGCAATCCAGAAACAGTCTCCACTGACTATGACACATCAGACCGCTTATTTTTTGAGCCAGTTACTTTTGAAGATGTAATGAACATTATTGAACGGGTTCAGCCTGAGGGAGTTATTGTCCAATTTGGGGGACAAACACCTTTAAATATAGCCCAGCAATTAGAAAAAGCTGGTGCTCCTATTATCGGAACCTCTCCTTGGAATATTGCACGCGCGGAAGACCGAAAACTCTTCCGTGAGGTTGTCGAAAAATTGAACCTACTCCAACCAGAAAATGATACCGCCCGTTCATTTGAAGAGGCTCTGCAAATTGCAGAGAGAATTGGCTATCCAGTTGTGGTAAGACCTTCCTTCGTTTTAGGTGGTCGTGCTATGGAAATTGTGTATGATGCAGAGGCTCTCCAAAGATATATGGAGTTCGCAGTAGAAGCATCACCTGAACACCCAATATTAATTGATAAATTTTTAGAGGATGCTATTGAAATCGACGTGGATGCCATCGCAGATAAAGAACAAGTCATCATTGGTGGGGTTATGCAACATATTGAAGAAGCTGGTATACATTCTGGTGATAGTGCCTGCATTCTGCCTCCATACGACCTACCTTACGATATTGTAGAGGTTATCAAAGAGCAAACCCGAGCTCTGGCACGAGAATTAGAAGTACGAGGGCTTATGAATGTGCAATATGCGGTAAAAGACCGAAAAGTATATCTTTTAGAAGTTAATCCACGTGCATCACGAACAATACCGTTTGTAAGTAAAGCAGTTGGAGTTCCCCTTGCCAAACTCGCTGCTTTAGTCATGGTAGGAAAACGACTATCTGACATGGGGCTCACCAAAGACCCTGAACCACAATATATCTCCGCAAAAGAAGTCGTTTTACCTTTTATCAAATTCCCAGGCGTAGATATTGTTCTTGGACCTGAAATGAGAAGTACTGGGGAAGTTATGGGAATTGATAAAAACATGGGACTTGCCTATGCAAAAAGTCAAATCGCCGCAGGGAACAGCATCCCATTAGAAGGAACTATTTTTATCAGTTTAAACGACCACGACAAAAAAAATATAGGCTCTGTAGCTAAAGATTTATACGAATTAGGATTTAAATTCATTGCAACAAAAGGAACCGCATCTGTATTACGCTCTCAAGGTATCGATGTTGCAGAAGTATTCAAGGTCGGAGAAGGTAGACCGAACGTATTGGATTGTATTATTAATGGCTACATCAACTGGATTATCAACACACCAAAGGGAAAATCTTCAAAGGACGATGAAGTTATTATCCGTAGAAAAGCATTAGAAAATAATATCCCAACAATGACAACACTTGCAGCTGCAAGAGCAGCAGTTCAAGCATTACGCGAAATGAAAAAAGGCACTATGGATATTTTATCTATCCAAAAATACCACAGCCTAACAGGAATAAAAATAAAAACGAGGTAA
- the greA gene encoding transcription elongation factor GreA, translated as MEPIYITEEGLQKLREELAELNKQKIKLAEVIAYARSLGDLSENAEYHTAKHEQGLLMAKINDLEDKIARAVIIDSTQIDTSEVRLGVSVRVLNEKLGKEIIYTIVSPVESDLSAGKLSTQSPVGQALLGKKVGDVIEVQVPAGTLKLKILEILPSS; from the coding sequence ATGGAACCAATTTATATTACAGAAGAAGGCTTACAAAAGTTACGAGAAGAATTAGCAGAATTAAATAAACAAAAGATTAAGTTAGCTGAAGTAATTGCGTATGCCCGTTCTTTAGGGGATTTGAGTGAAAATGCAGAATATCATACCGCTAAACACGAACAGGGATTATTAATGGCAAAAATTAACGACCTTGAAGATAAAATTGCACGGGCAGTTATTATTGATTCAACACAAATAGACACCTCTGAAGTACGATTGGGAGTAAGTGTTCGCGTGTTAAATGAGAAATTAGGCAAGGAGATTATATATACAATCGTAAGCCCAGTAGAATCGGATTTATCAGCAGGTAAGTTGTCAACGCAATCCCCTGTTGGGCAGGCATTATTAGGAAAAAAAGTTGGAGATGTAATCGAAGTTCAAGTTCCTGCGGGGACATTAAAACTCAAAATTCTTGAAATTTTACCTTCATCATAA
- a CDS encoding glycerate kinase, with translation MRPEELKVLVAPDSFKESLNTTEVAKYIVKGWKKAYPTSQLITCPISDGGEGFLDAVSMSLNMQYLSTTVADLTGKKRKIRYGWLPKQKVAIIETASVVGLHLVPPENRTPEKFTSYGVGEVILNAIQKGAKQVVLGLGGSGVNDGGAGIAQALGYQLLNFDGKPIGRGPLDLQNLACIKSSIYGEQIKNTAIIIASDVKNPYYGSHGATFVYGPQKGLRKELCPIVDRALKHFACIIKRDMKIDVQKQPGSGSAGGMGGALFAFAFGKFIPGFQWIAQASNLSEKVASVDLVITGEGQLDYQSFSGKVVGEMIHLAKLHDKPVIILVGTLGKGWEICLSKGNVIVFPISAGETSKEELLKNTSINLQRTSQQIAKLFHYNHKTGIRRAD, from the coding sequence ATGAGACCAGAAGAGTTAAAAGTTCTTGTTGCTCCAGACTCATTTAAGGAGTCCTTAAATACAACCGAGGTAGCTAAGTATATTGTTAAGGGCTGGAAGAAGGCTTATCCTACCAGTCAATTGATTACATGTCCTATCTCGGATGGAGGGGAAGGTTTTTTAGATGCGGTATCTATGAGTTTAAACATGCAATATTTATCGACAACGGTTGCAGATTTAACAGGTAAAAAGAGAAAAATCAGATATGGTTGGCTTCCCAAACAAAAGGTAGCTATTATAGAGACTGCGAGCGTTGTTGGGCTTCATCTTGTCCCACCTGAAAATCGCACACCTGAGAAGTTTACCAGTTATGGTGTAGGTGAAGTTATTCTGAATGCTATTCAGAAAGGTGCAAAACAGGTTGTTCTGGGTTTAGGGGGGTCTGGAGTTAATGATGGTGGTGCAGGAATTGCTCAGGCATTAGGATATCAGCTTCTGAACTTTGATGGAAAGCCTATCGGAAGAGGTCCTCTGGACCTTCAAAATCTTGCATGTATAAAAAGCAGTATTTATGGTGAACAAATTAAAAACACAGCCATCATCATAGCGAGCGATGTCAAGAACCCTTATTATGGTTCTCACGGTGCCACATTTGTTTATGGTCCACAGAAAGGATTGAGAAAGGAATTGTGCCCTATTGTAGACAGAGCCCTTAAACACTTTGCATGCATTATAAAGCGAGATATGAAGATAGATGTGCAAAAACAACCAGGGAGCGGTTCCGCTGGTGGAATGGGAGGTGCTCTATTCGCTTTTGCTTTTGGAAAATTTATTCCAGGGTTCCAATGGATAGCCCAAGCCAGTAATTTGTCCGAAAAGGTTGCTTCTGTTGATTTGGTTATCACTGGGGAAGGACAATTAGATTATCAAAGTTTTTCAGGTAAAGTTGTTGGTGAGATGATTCATCTTGCCAAACTACACGACAAACCAGTGATAATCCTTGTTGGCACATTAGGTAAAGGTTGGGAGATTTGTTTGTCCAAGGGAAATGTTATTGTTTTCCCTATTTCTGCTGGAGAAACATCAAAAGAAGAACTCCTAAAAAATACCTCGATTAATCTCCAACGGACAAGCCAACAAATAGCAAAACTGTTTCATTACAATCATAAGACAGGAATAAGAAGAGCAGATTAA
- the glnE gene encoding bifunctional [glutamate--ammonia ligase]-adenylyl-L-tyrosine phosphorylase/[glutamate--ammonia-ligase] adenylyltransferase has translation MEHRDFYNRLSESVKEDLNYLKSIPIQEWQTKLELLLSESSNPERVIVAFTQFLKNVPAPIETYIAKYLETPKYLRFFERIFSQSPFLTDTLIKHPDYADEILLSPHLSRALTKDEWLLYLGWDSTLLTSNSDIINYLQNNQFISANNWNLRKIMIYLRQCHKKALLRITTRDIVEHNEVKSIAEDLSNLADAHLELCFHLVLAYLTQSYGRPIKYSDEKKEGIPSRFVILGLGKLGGRELNFSSDIDLLFIYDDDGETSGGLKGQITNREFYCKLGEQIIKFLSEHTEEGQIYRVDMRLRPYGKVGALAETLANSVEYYYQYGRAWERQALVKCRPCAGDLDLGDEFIVTMRPFVFPKFFDDKTLEDIHQTKLMVEKQVAEQGQTDYEVKLGWGGIRDIEFTVQLLQLLNGGRKPELRITNTIEAIHKLMENNYLKPFDAETLITNYCFLREIEHRLQIEYGTQKHALPQNAEELDEFARRLGYTSGESFWRVYKDKTREVRVILEQFVAVKASGNLWVYDLVSLQTEGKEGIEKLKEFGFKDVTEAKDIFRKLANGSEGTPYPLHVRENFINIVPYLCEELRKTLSPDIALEQFYSQLSRMRFPGIVYELFKENHNLCSFFVTLTTRAPALADVWIKEPSSIEVLLREELIGQKVDANYLTFSLQELKRSVFPESSHYRLKDSEWLRIALGDLLGKFAIDEVCEQLTLLAEIILEDIVVEAQQETRQKYGVSTIPFVVIGLGKIGGREMTFGSDLDLIFVYDDEHINSVEKSEDMLISPSEYFADVSSRIIKKLKEPTRFGILYDIDARLRPYGSKGVLAISLSQFKDYYENEADIWEKMALMKARVIIKHGHINKDIYQMLTKLAFYFPVSIEDLQKSEDIRQKMVQQTSTNNLKKSEGGTAELEYIVRWWQRMKVEKFPELATPSVINALNILINVAPEHLQKWQFLKKTFGIYLQILNRYRLFTGVRSSTLSEQALSSLPQLLPELQFTPTPSEYLINLKTEVHQFYLETMQTVQNWIELRN, from the coding sequence ATGGAACATAGAGACTTTTACAACAGACTGTCGGAAAGTGTTAAAGAAGATTTAAACTATTTGAAATCAATTCCTATTCAAGAATGGCAAACGAAGTTAGAATTGCTTCTTAGTGAAAGTTCTAATCCTGAGCGTGTTATTGTTGCATTTACTCAGTTCTTAAAGAATGTGCCAGCACCTATTGAAACTTATATCGCTAAATATCTCGAGACACCAAAGTACCTCCGATTTTTTGAAAGGATATTTTCTCAAAGTCCTTTTCTTACCGATACCCTTATTAAACATCCAGACTATGCTGATGAGATTTTATTATCACCTCATCTTTCACGTGCACTCACTAAAGATGAATGGTTACTTTATTTAGGGTGGGACTCTACTCTGCTAACCTCTAATTCTGACATTATAAATTATCTCCAAAACAATCAATTTATATCTGCAAATAATTGGAATTTAAGAAAAATCATGATATATCTTCGCCAGTGTCATAAGAAGGCATTGCTAAGAATCACTACCCGTGATATAGTAGAACATAATGAAGTTAAGTCAATTGCAGAAGACCTGTCTAACCTTGCAGATGCACACCTTGAATTATGTTTTCATCTTGTTTTGGCTTATTTAACTCAAAGTTATGGAAGACCAATTAAGTATAGTGACGAAAAGAAGGAAGGTATTCCTTCTCGCTTTGTCATCCTTGGTTTGGGGAAATTAGGAGGCAGAGAACTTAATTTTAGTTCAGATATTGATTTACTATTTATTTACGATGATGATGGAGAGACAAGTGGTGGCTTAAAAGGACAAATTACCAACCGTGAATTTTATTGCAAATTGGGAGAACAAATCATCAAATTTCTTTCTGAGCATACAGAAGAAGGGCAAATTTATCGTGTTGATATGCGTCTACGTCCTTATGGGAAAGTAGGTGCTTTAGCAGAAACTCTTGCAAATTCTGTCGAGTATTATTATCAATATGGACGGGCGTGGGAACGACAGGCATTAGTAAAGTGTAGACCATGTGCGGGTGATTTGGATTTGGGCGATGAATTTATAGTAACAATGCGTCCTTTCGTTTTTCCCAAATTTTTTGATGATAAAACGTTGGAGGATATACACCAGACAAAACTAATGGTTGAAAAACAAGTTGCGGAGCAAGGACAAACAGATTACGAAGTTAAATTAGGGTGGGGTGGAATTCGAGATATTGAATTTACAGTGCAATTACTTCAATTGTTAAACGGTGGGAGAAAACCTGAATTGAGGATTACTAATACTATTGAAGCAATTCATAAGCTGATGGAAAATAATTATTTGAAACCGTTTGATGCAGAAACGTTAATAACGAACTATTGTTTTTTGAGAGAGATAGAACATCGCCTACAGATTGAATATGGAACTCAAAAACACGCTTTGCCCCAGAATGCGGAGGAGTTAGATGAGTTTGCCCGACGATTAGGCTATACTTCTGGCGAATCATTTTGGCGTGTTTATAAAGATAAGACCCGTGAAGTTCGTGTTATATTGGAACAATTTGTTGCGGTCAAGGCTTCTGGAAATCTATGGGTTTATGATTTGGTAAGTTTACAAACAGAGGGAAAGGAAGGGATAGAAAAATTAAAAGAATTTGGTTTTAAAGACGTAACAGAAGCAAAAGATATTTTCCGCAAATTAGCAAATGGTTCTGAGGGAACTCCGTACCCGCTACATGTACGCGAGAATTTTATTAATATCGTTCCCTACTTATGTGAAGAATTAAGAAAAACACTTTCTCCAGATATTGCTCTGGAGCAGTTTTATTCTCAACTTTCACGAATGAGATTTCCCGGAATTGTCTATGAATTATTTAAAGAAAATCATAACCTATGTTCATTCTTTGTTACATTGACAACTCGTGCTCCCGCCTTAGCAGATGTATGGATAAAAGAACCAAGTAGTATCGAGGTTCTTCTCCGAGAAGAACTTATTGGACAAAAGGTTGATGCGAATTACTTAACATTTTCATTACAAGAACTGAAAAGGTCTGTATTCCCCGAGTCTTCTCACTATCGGTTAAAGGATTCTGAATGGCTACGTATCGCATTGGGAGATTTACTGGGCAAGTTTGCTATCGATGAAGTCTGTGAGCAATTAACTCTTCTGGCTGAAATAATATTGGAAGATATTGTGGTAGAGGCTCAACAAGAGACAAGGCAGAAGTATGGCGTGTCTACGATTCCTTTTGTAGTTATCGGGTTGGGTAAAATTGGCGGAAGAGAGATGACTTTCGGTAGCGACCTCGATTTGATATTTGTTTATGATGATGAACATATAAATTCTGTTGAAAAATCAGAGGATATGCTTATCAGCCCATCGGAATATTTTGCGGATGTATCATCACGTATTATAAAAAAGCTAAAAGAACCTACACGTTTCGGGATTTTGTATGATATTGATGCTCGATTACGTCCTTATGGCTCAAAAGGTGTATTAGCAATAAGCTTATCACAATTTAAAGACTACTACGAGAATGAGGCAGATATTTGGGAAAAAATGGCATTAATGAAAGCACGTGTTATTATAAAACATGGTCATATTAACAAAGATATTTACCAGATGCTTACCAAATTAGCATTCTATTTTCCTGTATCAATAGAAGATTTACAAAAAAGTGAAGATATACGTCAAAAAATGGTTCAGCAAACGAGTACAAATAACTTAAAGAAATCGGAAGGTGGAACTGCAGAATTAGAGTATATCGTTCGCTGGTGGCAGAGAATGAAAGTTGAGAAATTTCCAGAATTAGCAACCCCGTCTGTGATTAATGCTTTAAACATTCTAATAAATGTTGCACCTGAACACTTGCAAAAATGGCAATTCTTAAAGAAGACATTTGGTATCTATTTGCAAATATTGAATCGCTATCGCCTTTTCACTGGTGTTCGTAGTTCTACCCTTTCTGAACAAGCACTTTCCTCCCTTCCACAATTATTACCTGAACTACAGTTTACACCGACACCATCAGAATACCTGATTAACTTAAAAACAGAAGTCCATCAATTTTATTTAGAAACTATGCAAACCGTTCAAAACTGGATTGAGTTAAGGAATTAG
- a CDS encoding ATP-dependent Clp protease proteolytic subunit, with translation MIFNEEPEICEEEKPVQSEGLTVRLLKNRAVIISGEVTQELAEKAITQLLLLDYESQEPITVYVCSPGGHVDSGFAIYDIMKFIHSPVTTIGVGWVASIAVPIMMGAPKERRLALPNTRFLIHQPSGGAGGQAADIRIEAQEILKIRERINRLLSLETGHPIEKIAKDSDRNFWMSAEEALEYGLIGEIISKRKV, from the coding sequence ATGATTTTTAACGAAGAGCCTGAAATTTGTGAAGAAGAAAAACCCGTTCAGTCGGAAGGCTTAACGGTTCGACTATTAAAAAATCGTGCAGTTATCATATCTGGCGAAGTAACTCAGGAATTGGCAGAAAAAGCCATAACACAATTGTTATTGTTGGATTACGAATCTCAGGAACCGATAACTGTGTATGTATGTTCTCCTGGCGGACATGTAGATTCGGGCTTTGCCATTTACGATATTATGAAGTTTATACATTCGCCAGTTACAACCATTGGCGTAGGTTGGGTTGCAAGTATTGCTGTTCCTATTATGATGGGTGCACCAAAGGAGCGAAGATTGGCACTACCAAACACACGTTTCTTGATACATCAACCTTCAGGGGGTGCTGGTGGACAGGCAGCAGATATTAGAATAGAAGCACAGGAAATTTTAAAAATTCGGGAAAGAATTAACCGTCTTTTATCATTAGAAACAGGTCATCCAATAGAGAAAATAGCCAAAGACAGTGATCGCAATTTCTGGATGTCCGCAGAAGAGGCATTAGAATATGGTTTAATTGGAGAGATTATCTCAAAAAGAAAAGTGTAA
- a CDS encoding alpha/beta fold hydrolase, translating into MPVFELPLEELWKYQGRNPKPEDFDDYWQRALAELKTLDFKVELIPASFHSKIAECFDLYFNSVRGARIHAQYLRPAKRSKPCPTLLKFHGYGGNAGDWYEKLGFVAEGFCVTAMDVRGQGGQSTETGNIVGNTLKGHIIRGLDDVPDNLLYRHIFLDTVALVSVITQFEEVDENKLGAYGMSQGGALTLACAGLEPRIKKLAPMCPFLCDYKRVWEMDLAEEAYEELKTYFRLFDPRHEREDEIFRKLGYIDCQYLAERIQGEVLMAIGLMDQICPPSTQFSAYNKIKSPKKVILYPDFAHEYYPGFIDQMFDFFRTGWIE; encoded by the coding sequence ATGCCTGTGTTTGAACTACCATTAGAGGAACTATGGAAGTATCAAGGTAGAAATCCAAAACCTGAAGATTTTGATGACTACTGGCAACGAGCGTTAGCAGAACTTAAAACGCTCGATTTTAAGGTAGAACTAATACCTGCCTCTTTTCATAGCAAAATAGCCGAGTGTTTTGACTTATATTTCAACAGTGTTCGTGGTGCTCGAATCCATGCTCAATACTTGCGTCCTGCAAAACGGTCAAAGCCATGCCCAACACTGCTTAAATTTCATGGTTACGGTGGCAATGCTGGCGATTGGTATGAAAAATTAGGTTTCGTTGCGGAAGGTTTTTGTGTAACCGCTATGGATGTCCGTGGACAAGGTGGGCAATCCACAGAAACGGGGAACATTGTAGGAAATACCCTGAAAGGACATATTATCCGTGGATTAGACGATGTGCCAGATAATTTACTCTACCGACACATCTTTTTAGATACCGTGGCATTGGTATCTGTAATAACACAGTTTGAAGAGGTCGATGAAAATAAATTGGGTGCCTATGGAATGTCCCAAGGCGGGGCATTAACATTAGCCTGTGCAGGTCTGGAACCCCGAATAAAGAAATTAGCACCTATGTGTCCATTTCTATGCGACTACAAAAGAGTTTGGGAGATGGATTTGGCAGAAGAAGCTTATGAAGAATTAAAAACATACTTCCGTTTGTTTGACCCACGACATGAACGTGAAGATGAAATTTTCCGTAAATTAGGTTATATTGACTGTCAATATTTAGCAGAACGCATACAAGGTGAAGTCCTTATGGCAATCGGGTTAATGGACCAAATTTGTCCTCCCTCAACTCAATTCTCCGCATACAATAAAATTAAATCCCCAAAAAAAGTTATTCTCTACCCTGATTTCGCTCATGAATACTACCCTGGTTTCATAGACCAAATGTTTGATTTTTTTCGCACTGGCTGGATTGAGTAA
- a CDS encoding manganese efflux pump MntP family protein translates to MLNPFVLAGIAIALAMDAFAVSIGISTLIRKVSPRQMFRLSFHFGLFQAIMPILGWYTGNQVGDWLLDYDHWIACSILWGIGGKIVYQSFLDKEPSSPENPSTDNNHPLKKDPTRGISLIMLSIATSIDAYAVGLSFAFIGVSIWFPSFWIGITAGFLTLLGMRIGIYVSKKFGKGMELVGAILLFIIGAKILFDHIITQ, encoded by the coding sequence ATGTTAAATCCATTTGTTTTAGCTGGAATAGCCATCGCTTTAGCGATGGATGCCTTCGCTGTATCTATTGGTATTAGCACCCTTATTCGCAAAGTCAGCCCACGACAAATGTTCCGACTATCTTTCCATTTCGGTTTATTTCAAGCAATTATGCCCATTTTGGGCTGGTATACAGGAAATCAGGTGGGGGATTGGCTTCTGGATTATGACCACTGGATTGCATGCTCCATTCTCTGGGGTATCGGTGGAAAAATCGTCTACCAATCTTTCCTTGATAAAGAACCCTCTTCCCCAGAGAATCCATCCACAGATAATAATCACCCACTGAAAAAAGATCCAACTCGTGGCATCTCCTTAATTATGCTCTCAATTGCAACCAGTATTGACGCTTATGCTGTCGGATTAAGCTTCGCTTTTATTGGTGTTTCCATCTGGTTTCCATCATTTTGGATAGGCATTACAGCGGGATTTCTAACCCTTTTGGGGATGAGAATTGGAATTTATGTAAGCAAAAAATTCGGTAAGGGCATGGAATTAGTCGGGGCTATCCTTTTGTTTATTATCGGTGCTAAAATTTTATTTGACCATATTATCACACAATAA